A single window of Thiomicrorhabdus immobilis DNA harbors:
- the truD gene encoding tRNA pseudouridine(13) synthase TruD, which yields MSQQSIMVKQGDFSTLAYVNGQPQFKGKFKTVPEDFKVIEQIAYELSGEGEHLWCWVEKRGENTDWVAGKLANWAGTSKANVGFAGQKDRQAVTRQWFSIQLPGKADPNPDDLHVEGVKILKMVRHNRKLQRGGLAGNRFELVIRDIEPIVQNEAFSLEAVKHELETRLQQLALMGVPNYFGEQRFGHNANNLREGEKLLTADPRDSSARKGRGKNRRGGNRNQQSLYISALRSWMFNDLLSQRIQQHVWNQVLPGDIVQLTGSSKWFVADDQQDLAELQQRVVDGDLSPTGGLFGDGVLPTQAQALALESKVVESYQAWCDGLAKNRVKQDRRALILKPEGLQWSFDDSEQQTAGLGDGDGQAGCHRPVCNLHLSFTLPAGSFATMVLREILQVETVKIHANDV from the coding sequence ATGTCGCAACAATCAATTATGGTAAAGCAGGGCGATTTTTCAACCTTAGCCTATGTTAATGGTCAGCCTCAGTTTAAAGGAAAGTTTAAAACCGTTCCTGAAGACTTTAAGGTCATTGAGCAGATCGCCTATGAGTTAAGTGGCGAAGGAGAGCATCTCTGGTGTTGGGTCGAAAAACGTGGAGAAAATACCGATTGGGTCGCGGGAAAGTTGGCCAACTGGGCGGGCACATCCAAGGCTAATGTAGGGTTTGCCGGGCAAAAAGACCGTCAGGCGGTCACTCGGCAATGGTTCAGTATTCAGCTGCCGGGTAAAGCCGACCCCAATCCAGATGATTTACATGTTGAGGGGGTGAAAATCCTCAAAATGGTTCGCCATAATCGCAAACTCCAGCGAGGAGGTTTGGCAGGGAACCGTTTTGAATTGGTTATTCGAGACATTGAACCTATCGTGCAAAACGAGGCGTTTTCGTTGGAGGCGGTCAAGCATGAACTGGAAACGCGATTACAGCAACTGGCTTTGATGGGTGTGCCCAATTATTTTGGTGAGCAACGTTTCGGTCACAACGCCAATAACCTCAGAGAGGGTGAAAAACTGTTAACGGCAGACCCGCGTGATTCCTCGGCAAGAAAAGGCCGTGGAAAAAACCGTAGGGGCGGTAATCGTAATCAACAGAGTTTGTATATCTCCGCTTTGCGTTCTTGGATGTTCAATGATCTATTAAGCCAAAGAATTCAACAGCATGTCTGGAACCAGGTTTTGCCAGGAGATATTGTACAGCTGACCGGTTCAAGCAAATGGTTTGTTGCGGATGATCAACAGGATTTGGCCGAACTTCAACAACGAGTTGTCGATGGGGATTTAAGCCCGACAGGTGGTTTGTTTGGAGATGGTGTCTTGCCGACACAAGCTCAAGCATTGGCGTTGGAGAGCAAAGTGGTCGAAAGTTACCAGGCCTGGTGTGATGGGTTAGCCAAAAACAGGGTCAAACAAGATAGAAGGGCGTTAATCTTGAAACCGGAGGGCTTGCAATGGTCTTTTGACGATTCAGAGCAGCAAACAGCGGGTTTGGGTGACGGTGATGGGCAAGCTGGATGTCATCGACCCGTATGCAACCTGCATTTAAGTTTCACCCTTCCAGCCGGCAGTTTTGCCACCATGGTATTGCGCGAAATTCTGCAGGTTGAAACTGTGAAAATTCATGCGAACGATGTTTAA
- a CDS encoding class I SAM-dependent methyltransferase produces MATIEELKQDLHIQAHLAGKDLKFATTWGIFSPREIDSGTDLFLKYLEIRDDEIALDIGCGYGPIGLAIAANAPKGQVHMVDKDFVAVDYANKNAALNDLPNAKAYLSNGLSAVPKDIQFTTVVSNIPAKVGKEMLSILLHDVHQQLAPGGQFVVVTINGLRQYMKRNFMEVFGNYDKVKQGKDYTISRCVKAS; encoded by the coding sequence GTGGCAACAATAGAAGAATTAAAACAAGATTTACATATCCAGGCACATCTCGCAGGAAAAGACCTTAAATTTGCGACCACTTGGGGGATTTTCAGCCCACGAGAGATCGATTCGGGCACCGATCTTTTCTTGAAGTATTTGGAAATCAGGGACGATGAAATCGCTTTGGATATCGGTTGCGGTTATGGCCCAATCGGTTTGGCGATTGCCGCCAATGCGCCAAAAGGCCAAGTTCATATGGTGGATAAGGACTTTGTGGCTGTGGATTATGCCAATAAAAATGCGGCACTTAATGACCTGCCTAATGCAAAAGCCTATTTGTCGAATGGTTTGAGTGCGGTGCCTAAGGATATTCAGTTCACCACGGTGGTTTCCAATATCCCGGCTAAGGTGGGTAAGGAGATGTTAAGCATCTTGTTGCATGACGTTCACCAGCAGTTGGCACCAGGCGGGCAGTTTGTGGTGGTGACCATCAATGGTTTAAGACAATACATGAAGCGTAATTTCATGGAAGTGTTCGGTAACTACGATAAAGTCAAGCAGGGCAAGGATTACACCATCTCACGCTGTGTTAAAGCATCTTAA
- a CDS encoding Tim44 domain-containing protein, which translates to MLNLSKLSFKPNTIVMFTLLFSLFSVSQVAEAKRFGGGGSFGYSKQVAPKSYNTAPKAAPTKPAANAGTATRPASGASKWLGPLAGLAAGGLLAAMLFGDGFEGLQMFDILLFALVAFVLFKLFASAKRRQADYAYQEMATPERASSQNTPAYQQQAAYREMRTEAQNTPHQASIDNGGSIIGADLEDGMGQGLSDNAQYLNEIPAWFDQQGFVDGAKSHFMALQKAWDNVDLSEIESYCTPELYQALQQELRGVQPGDNQTVVDTLYAEIAAMAVDAEYFVVSIRFSGFIQEDTVQGAHAFNEIWHIRRLANDEGNWQVAGIQQVSGSL; encoded by the coding sequence ATGTTAAATCTTTCAAAGCTGAGCTTTAAACCGAATACCATCGTTATGTTTACCTTGCTGTTCAGTCTTTTTTCAGTTTCACAGGTAGCCGAAGCCAAACGTTTTGGTGGCGGCGGCAGTTTTGGTTACAGCAAACAGGTTGCGCCAAAATCCTATAACACCGCACCTAAAGCGGCGCCAACCAAACCCGCGGCGAATGCTGGAACTGCAACTCGTCCAGCATCTGGGGCGTCAAAATGGCTTGGGCCTTTAGCCGGTTTAGCGGCTGGCGGCTTATTGGCCGCGATGTTGTTTGGTGATGGCTTTGAAGGTCTGCAGATGTTTGATATTCTTCTGTTCGCTTTAGTGGCTTTTGTCTTGTTTAAGCTATTTGCTAGTGCGAAACGCCGTCAAGCAGACTACGCCTATCAAGAGATGGCGACTCCAGAAAGAGCTTCATCTCAAAACACCCCAGCTTATCAACAGCAAGCCGCTTATCGTGAAATGCGTACCGAGGCGCAAAATACGCCACACCAAGCTTCTATTGATAATGGCGGTTCCATTATTGGTGCCGATTTAGAAGATGGAATGGGGCAAGGGTTGAGTGACAACGCACAGTACTTGAACGAAATCCCCGCTTGGTTCGATCAACAAGGTTTTGTAGACGGCGCCAAGTCGCACTTTATGGCTTTGCAGAAAGCTTGGGATAATGTGGATTTATCGGAAATCGAGTCTTACTGTACGCCAGAGTTGTATCAGGCCTTACAGCAGGAGTTGCGTGGTGTACAACCGGGCGACAACCAAACTGTGGTGGACACTTTATATGCAGAAATAGCGGCTATGGCGGTCGATGCCGAGTATTTTGTGGTGAGCATCCGTTTCAGCGGGTTTATTCAAGAAGATACGGTTCAAGGAGCCCATGCCTTCAATGAGATTTGGCATATTCGACGTTTGGCGAATGATGAAGGGAATTGGCAAGTTGCAGGTATTCAACAGGTGAGTGGTTCGTTATAA